A window of the Methanoculleus horonobensis genome harbors these coding sequences:
- the speB gene encoding agmatinase, which translates to MHELAHLHFADADASYEDARYAVFGVPYDGTTSFRPGARFGPRAIREVSFNFESYDPGTRIDFSEVPVTDLGDLAVSRLPEEVAGEVADVAGDIVRDGKVPVMLGGEHTATVGAVRAVRPEVYVVCDAHLDLRDELDGTPYSHGCVTRRVLDTVEDVVIIGARSGDREQYEIAAERTRLYTADAVRERGIAAVLREVREHVAGRRIYLSIDADAIDCCLTPGLGTPEPFGMTPLEIREVVRALAPEVAGFDYVEVAPFDTGQTAAVAAQIVREFIARHWLAGQ; encoded by the coding sequence ATGCATGAGCTCGCCCATCTCCATTTTGCGGATGCGGATGCATCGTATGAGGATGCCCGCTACGCCGTCTTCGGCGTCCCCTACGACGGAACGACGTCGTTTCGGCCGGGGGCGCGGTTCGGACCCCGGGCGATCCGGGAGGTCTCGTTCAATTTCGAGTCCTACGACCCCGGGACCAGAATAGACTTTTCGGAAGTGCCGGTGACGGATCTCGGCGATCTTGCGGTCTCCCGGCTGCCGGAGGAGGTCGCCGGAGAGGTCGCGGACGTCGCGGGAGATATCGTCCGCGACGGCAAGGTGCCGGTGATGCTCGGCGGCGAGCACACCGCGACCGTCGGCGCGGTCAGGGCCGTCCGGCCGGAGGTCTACGTCGTCTGCGACGCTCACCTGGATCTCCGGGACGAACTCGACGGGACGCCCTACAGCCACGGGTGCGTCACCCGGCGCGTCCTCGATACGGTCGAGGACGTCGTCATCATCGGTGCCCGGAGCGGCGATCGCGAGCAGTATGAGATTGCGGCGGAGAGGACGCGCCTCTACACCGCCGACGCGGTGCGCGAGCGGGGGATCGCCGCCGTCCTCCGGGAGGTCCGGGAGCACGTTGCGGGGAGGAGGATCTACCTCTCGATCGATGCCGACGCGATCGACTGCTGCCTCACCCCCGGCCTCGGGACGCCTGAGCCGTTCGGGATGACGCCGCTCGAGATCCGGGAGGTCGTGCGTGCCCTCGCGCCCGAGGTCGCGGGTTTCGATTACGTTGAGGTCGCGCCGTTCGATACCGGGCAGACGGCGGCAGTGGCGGCGCAGATCGTGCGGGAGTTCATCGCCCGGCACTGGCTCGCTGGGCAATGA
- a CDS encoding translation initiation factor IF-5A, whose amino-acid sequence MKEQTEVGKLKEGRYVVVDDEPCRIVSIATSKPGKHGAAKSRIDCIGIFDGVKRSIVQPVSAKTYVPVVERKMAQVISIAGTTVQLMDVKDFDMFELNVTEEQIAGLEPGKEIPYISSLGKKKLE is encoded by the coding sequence ATGAAGGAACAGACAGAAGTTGGGAAACTGAAAGAAGGACGTTACGTCGTCGTAGATGATGAGCCTTGCAGAATTGTCTCCATCGCCACCTCCAAGCCGGGGAAGCACGGGGCAGCAAAGTCCCGGATCGACTGCATCGGCATCTTCGACGGCGTCAAGCGCTCGATCGTCCAGCCGGTCTCGGCAAAGACCTACGTGCCCGTAGTGGAGCGGAAGATGGCGCAGGTCATCTCGATCGCCGGCACGACCGTCCAGCTTATGGACGTCAAGGACTTCGATATGTTCGAACTCAACGTGACCGAGGAGCAGATCGCCGGTCTTGAGCCGGGTAAGGAGATCCCGTACATATCATCCCTGGGCAAGAAGAAACTTGAGTGA